The following proteins are co-located in the Phyllostomus discolor isolate MPI-MPIP mPhyDis1 chromosome 1, mPhyDis1.pri.v3, whole genome shotgun sequence genome:
- the ZBTB42 gene encoding zinc finger and BTB domain-containing protein 42, with translation MGPAAGGDGIWRAGRQLEARTGGGDSGVGGRGGRPRQSEVRGSGADRVAPAGTRAGPRGWCPLCPRSGPAPAAERLLFTFGRVFPAPGRCPGRLRADGYARRPAPLCRRCPHPPRARRAAGTAAAGASRGALTGVRLCPGDDGGGMEFPEHGGRLLGRLRQQRELGFLCDCTVLVGDARFPAHRAVLAACSVYFHLFYRDRPAGSRDAVRLNGDIVTAPAFGRLLDFMYEGRLDLRGLPVEDVLAAASYLHMYDIVKVCKGRLRGEGRALPPETPAAGAEPPSRRPCPLPAWAPELCPAAQKVRLPGAGVKAALPPPARGPPPCQAPGEPDGALDLSLKPERRREPVRPPSCVLRTPPCRQMQPGARPPVKDERDSLSERDSFGPPSPHGPLQPPCAPAARRLAGALEPLPASGVGSREPALDAERSAVADELARGGRRLRRCPLCSKLFPSARVLQLHLSAHFRERDGARARLSPDGAAPTCPLCGKTFSCAYTLKRHERTHSGEKPYTCVQCGKSFQYSHNLSRHAVVHTREKPHACRWCERRFTQSGDLYRHVRKFHCGLV, from the coding sequence ATGGGTCCCGCAGCAGGCGGCGACGGCATCTGGCGGGCCGGGCGGCAGCTGGAGGCGCGGACCGGGGGCGGCGACTCAGGCGTCGGGGGACGCGGCGGGCGGCCGCGGCAAAGTGAAGTTCGGGGCTCAGGAGCCGACAGGGTCGCCCCGGCGGGGACGCGCGCAGGTCCGCGCGGCTGGTGCCCCCTCTGCCCGCGCTCCGGACCCGCCCCCGCAGCGGAGCGGCTTCTGTTTACTTTCGGTCGAGTTTTTCCTGCTCCGGGAAGGTGCCCAGGGCGGCTCCGGGCGGACGGTTACGCGCGGCGCCCCGCGCCCCTCTGCCGCCGCTGCCCGCACCCGCCAAGGGCGCGTCGGGCCGCCGGGACAGCGGCGGCCGGGGCGTCCCGGGGCGCGCTCACGGGCGTCCGTTTGTGCCCAGGTGATGACGGCGGCGGCATGGAGTTCCCGGAGCACGGCGGGCGGCTGCTGGGCCGCCTGAGGCAGCAGCGCGAGCTCGGCTTCCTCTGCGACTGCACCGTGCTGGTGGGCGACGCGCGCTTCCCGGCCCACCGCGCCGTGCTGGCCGCGTGCAGCGTCTACTTCCATCTTTTCTACAGGGACCGGCCCGCGGGCAGCCGCGACGCGGTGCGGCTCAACGGCGACATCGTCACGGCGCCTGCCTTCGGCCGCCTGCTGGACTTCATGTACGAGGGCCGCCTGGACCTGCGCGGCCTGCCTGTCGAGGACGTCCTGGCCGCCGCCAGCTACCTGCACATGTACGACATCGTCAAGGTCTGCAAGGGCCGGCTCCGGGGGGAGGGCCGCGCGCTGCCGCCGGAGACCCCCGCCGCCGGCGCCGAGCCGCCGAGCCGGCGCCCGTGCCCGCTGCCCGCCTGGGCCCCCGAGCTCTGCCCCGCCGCCCAGAAGGTCAGGCTGCCCGGGGCCGGCGTCAaggctgccctccctccacctgcacgGGGGCCTCCTCCCTGCCAGGCCCCGGGAGAGCCGGACGGGGCTCTGGACTTGTCGCTGAAGCCCGAGCGGAGGAGGGAGCCGGTCCGCCCGCCCTCCTGCGTCCTCCGGACACCGCCCTGCAGGCAGATGCAGCCGGGGGCGCGGCCGCCGGTGAAGGACGAGCGGGACTCGCTGTCGGAACGGGACAGCTTTGGCCCTCCGAGCCCCCACGGCCCCCTGCAGCCACCCTGCGCTCCGGCAGCGAGGCGCCTGGCGGGGGCCTTGGAGCCGCTGCCCGCCAGTGGGGTGGGCAGCCGGGAGCCGGCGCTGGACGCGGAGCGGAGCGCCGTCGCGGACGAGCTGGCGCGCGGCGGCCGCCGCCTCCGCAGGTGCCCGCTGTGCAGCAAGCTGTTCCCCAGCGCCCGCGTGTTGCAGCTACACCTCAGCGCCCACTTTCGAGAGCGGGACGGCGCTCGAGCCCGGCTGTCGCCCGACGGCGCCGCGCCCACCTGCCCGCTCTGCGGGAAGACCTTCTCCTGCGCGTACACGCTGAAGCGGCACGAGCGCACGCACTCGGGCGAGAAGCCCTACACGTGCGTGCAGTGCGGCAAGAGCTTCCAGTACTCGCACAACCTGAGCCGCCACGCCGTGGTGCACACCCGCGAGAAGCCGCACGCCTGCCGCTGGTGCGAGCGCCGCTTCACGCAGTCGGGGGACCTTTACCGCCACGTCCGCAAGTTCCACTGCGGCCTGGTGTGA